The following proteins come from a genomic window of Natronosalvus vescus:
- a CDS encoding DUF5788 family protein yields the protein MKEYERKQLLERVGREGATIGADIPEEITVQGESIDLRQFVFEIKRRDTVPSGERERVEQAKKNLRRERLQRVQQIEDGDITREEGERLVTSIIGIDRALNALESLGPTDLEREQQAQQMADKKRWMTFLQKALGREDGAATRRGR from the coding sequence GTGAAAGAGTACGAGCGCAAACAGCTGCTCGAGCGCGTCGGTCGGGAGGGCGCGACCATCGGTGCGGACATCCCCGAGGAGATCACCGTCCAGGGGGAGTCGATCGACCTCCGACAGTTCGTCTTCGAAATCAAGCGCCGGGACACGGTACCCTCGGGCGAGCGCGAACGCGTCGAGCAGGCGAAGAAGAATCTGCGAAGAGAGCGCCTTCAGCGCGTCCAGCAAATCGAAGACGGGGACATCACCCGCGAAGAGGGTGAACGGCTGGTCACCTCGATCATCGGCATCGACCGGGCGCTCAACGCCCTCGAGAGCCTGGGCCCGACCGATCTCGAACGCGAGCAACAGGCCCAGCAGATGGCGGACAAGAAGCGATGGATGACGTTCCTGCAGAAGGCCCTCGGACGCGAGGACGGGGCAGCGACACGGAGGGGGCGGTAA
- a CDS encoding PRC-barrel domain containing protein, with translation MSARFSGDDQGKTVVNANGDRIGIVEDVRDGTAYVNPDPGMADTIKSKLGWGDVSGENYELDDTNVERITDDEIRLERM, from the coding sequence ATGTCCGCACGATTCAGCGGCGACGACCAAGGAAAAACAGTCGTGAACGCAAACGGCGACCGAATCGGTATCGTCGAGGACGTTCGCGACGGAACCGCCTACGTCAACCCGGATCCGGGTATGGCCGATACGATCAAATCCAAACTCGGCTGGGGTGACGTCTCCGGGGAGAATTACGAACTCGACGACACCAACGTCGAGCGGATCACCGACGACGAAATTCGACTCGAACGGATGTGA
- a CDS encoding rhomboid family intramembrane serine protease, with product MATCDVCGKNESMPYNCRHCGGTYCGEHRLPENHNCTGLHNWNDPKGVFDSGFDDSVNGGGKSKASSLSDKLPIETGPGGPLAYFRGNMTYTFLALMWLTFLAQILVSTIFGSGAMRFLFVLTPQNPEYVWTWVTSIFAHGGFMHIVFNSIVIFFFGPLVERYVGSRKFAILFIVSGALAGLSQIGIQIVEGVPPAPFGGVLGASGAALAIMGVLTILNPNLKVYLYFILPVPIWLLAAGTALISVAFIGGGAAGAGGIAHAAHLVGLVVGLAYGEYVKRTQNIRTQNQFQLGGGPGGPGGPGGPGGPGRGRF from the coding sequence ATGGCAACGTGTGACGTGTGTGGGAAAAACGAAAGCATGCCGTACAACTGTCGGCACTGCGGGGGCACCTACTGTGGGGAGCACCGCTTGCCGGAGAACCACAACTGTACGGGGCTTCACAACTGGAACGACCCGAAAGGGGTGTTCGACAGCGGGTTCGACGATAGCGTCAACGGTGGCGGAAAATCGAAGGCCTCGAGTCTGAGCGACAAACTGCCGATCGAAACGGGGCCGGGTGGTCCGCTGGCGTACTTCCGTGGGAACATGACGTACACGTTCTTGGCGCTGATGTGGCTGACGTTCCTCGCACAGATCCTCGTCAGCACGATTTTCGGGAGCGGAGCCATGCGATTTCTGTTCGTCCTTACTCCCCAGAATCCCGAGTACGTCTGGACGTGGGTCACGTCTATCTTCGCTCACGGCGGCTTCATGCACATCGTCTTCAACAGCATCGTGATCTTCTTCTTCGGGCCGCTCGTCGAGCGCTACGTCGGTTCTCGGAAGTTCGCGATCCTCTTTATCGTTAGCGGCGCTCTTGCCGGCCTGAGCCAGATCGGTATCCAGATCGTCGAGGGCGTCCCGCCGGCTCCGTTCGGGGGCGTCCTCGGCGCGAGTGGCGCTGCCCTCGCGATTATGGGTGTGTTGACGATCCTGAACCCAAACCTCAAAGTCTACCTCTACTTCATTCTCCCGGTTCCAATCTGGTTGCTTGCGGCAGGGACAGCACTCATTAGTGTCGCCTTCATCGGCGGTGGCGCGGCCGGTGCTGGTGGAATCGCCCACGCGGCCCACCTCGTCGGCCTGGTGGTCGGCCTGGCCTACGGCGAGTACGTCAAACGAACCCAGAACATTCGAACACAAAACCAGTTCCAGCTCGGTGGTGGGCCGGGCGGTCCAGGCGGGCCGGGTGGCCCAGGTGGCCCCGGTCGCGGTCGCTTCTAA
- the polX gene encoding DNA polymerase/3'-5' exonuclease PolX, translated as MATNAELAARFDEFADLLDANDVEYKPRAYRRAADNIRAHPVPIAEQVAAGDEDAVENIEGVGDAIGSKIVEYVETGTIEELEELREELPVEMAALTRVEGVGPKTVGTLYRALGIETLGDLEAAAEAGEIQSVSGFGAKTEQNILENIEFARTIGERQLLGEARPLADDVLTFLESLEAVERCEVAGSIRRWRETIGDVDVLAATESGENVVESFVAWDSVDDEIESGPSKASVRVGDVRVDLRVVVPEEYGSALQYFTGSKDHNVRLRNYAIDRGMKLNEYGAFDVSGIDDPDAGQRVGDRVAGETEAGMYEALGLPLIPPELREDRGEIDAAAAGDLPDLLTREQIRGDLHTHTNWSDGNNTIEEMVAAAEAAGYDYYAIADHADGPGIVGGVGLSDKEILEQVEAIREVADTVDLEVFAGIEANVDADGAIGLGDDVIDVLDVIVASPHSALDQDPGDAERRLLRAIENPAVDILGHPSGRLLNEREGLAIDAETLGAAAADHGTALEVNSNPRRLDLWGSAIQAAIDAGATIAINTDAHRPATLEYVRWGVHTARRGWAEADDVINTWDVDRLREFLH; from the coding sequence ATGGCAACCAACGCCGAACTCGCGGCCCGATTCGACGAGTTTGCAGACCTGCTGGACGCCAACGACGTCGAGTACAAACCACGCGCCTACCGGCGGGCCGCCGACAACATCCGCGCCCATCCGGTACCGATCGCCGAGCAGGTCGCAGCCGGGGACGAGGACGCCGTCGAGAACATCGAAGGGGTCGGCGACGCCATCGGCTCGAAAATCGTCGAGTACGTCGAGACCGGAACTATCGAAGAACTCGAGGAACTCCGCGAGGAACTCCCCGTCGAGATGGCCGCGCTAACCCGGGTCGAGGGCGTCGGCCCGAAAACCGTGGGCACACTGTACCGCGCCCTCGGGATCGAAACCCTCGGCGACCTGGAAGCGGCCGCCGAGGCCGGCGAGATCCAGTCGGTGTCGGGTTTCGGCGCGAAAACCGAACAGAACATCCTCGAGAACATCGAGTTCGCCCGCACGATCGGCGAGCGACAACTGCTCGGGGAAGCCAGACCGCTGGCCGACGACGTGCTGACCTTCCTCGAGTCGCTCGAGGCCGTCGAACGGTGTGAGGTCGCCGGCTCAATCCGGCGCTGGCGGGAGACGATCGGCGACGTGGACGTCCTCGCGGCGACCGAATCGGGCGAAAACGTCGTCGAGTCGTTCGTCGCCTGGGACTCCGTCGACGACGAAATCGAGTCCGGTCCGTCGAAGGCCAGCGTCCGCGTCGGCGACGTTCGCGTCGACCTCCGCGTCGTCGTTCCCGAGGAGTACGGCTCGGCGCTCCAGTACTTCACCGGAAGCAAGGATCACAACGTCCGGTTGCGCAACTACGCCATCGACCGGGGGATGAAACTCAACGAGTACGGTGCCTTCGACGTCAGTGGAATCGACGATCCGGACGCCGGCCAGCGCGTGGGCGACCGAGTTGCCGGCGAGACCGAGGCCGGGATGTACGAAGCCCTCGGATTGCCGTTGATCCCGCCGGAACTTCGCGAGGATCGCGGCGAGATCGACGCGGCTGCCGCCGGCGACCTCCCCGATCTTCTCACGCGAGAGCAGATCCGGGGCGACCTCCACACCCACACGAACTGGTCGGACGGCAACAACACGATCGAGGAGATGGTCGCCGCCGCCGAGGCCGCCGGCTACGATTACTACGCCATCGCTGACCACGCGGACGGCCCCGGCATCGTCGGCGGTGTCGGGTTGAGCGACAAAGAGATCCTCGAGCAAGTCGAGGCGATCCGCGAGGTCGCTGACACGGTCGACCTCGAGGTGTTCGCCGGCATCGAGGCGAACGTCGACGCCGACGGGGCCATCGGGCTCGGTGACGACGTGATCGACGTGCTCGACGTGATCGTCGCCTCGCCACACAGCGCGCTCGATCAGGATCCTGGCGACGCCGAACGACGACTCCTCCGAGCGATCGAGAACCCCGCGGTCGACATCCTCGGGCACCCGAGCGGTCGATTGCTCAACGAACGCGAGGGGCTCGCCATCGACGCCGAAACGCTGGGGGCCGCAGCCGCAGACCACGGAACGGCACTCGAGGTCAACAGCAACCCCCGGCGGCTCGATCTCTGGGGGAGCGCGATCCAGGCCGCAATCGATGCTGGAGCGACGATCGCGATCAACACGGACGCCCATCGGCCGGCGACCCTCGAGTACGTCCGCTGGGGCGTCCACACGGCCCGGCGAGGGTGGGCCGAGGCGGACGACGTGATCAACACGTGGGACGTCGATCGCCTTCGCGAGTTCCTTCACTGA
- the thyA gene encoding thymidylate synthase, producing MRQYLDLVDSVLSSGSYKPNRTGVDTISSFSQHYEIDLERGYPLLTTKKMDGYRWNSMIHEMCWYLSGDEHIRDLREETKIWNAWADEDGRLDTAYGRFWRRYPIPDDESKLEGESWAGIDAGEASSGSVPGSQWVNEEADGRQTFDQLGYVLDQLSDNPNSRRLVVNAWHPANAAVSTLPPCHYTFVFNVQGDQLNCHLTQRSGDVALGVPFNIAAYSLLTKLVAQQTGLEAGTFGHTIVDAHVYCGTGERGSWYEDNLEALQARLDDVDSPDGYADVREWLLEEAPAEAEGEERFDHVPNLLRQCTRDPLERPTLEIADVTIDDLSHDDVELIGYESHDGLRFSVAE from the coding sequence ATGCGACAGTACCTCGACCTCGTCGATTCGGTGCTCTCTTCGGGTTCGTACAAACCCAACCGAACCGGCGTCGACACCATCTCCTCGTTCAGCCAGCACTACGAGATCGACCTCGAGCGAGGCTACCCGCTCCTGACGACCAAGAAGATGGACGGCTACCGCTGGAACTCGATGATCCACGAGATGTGCTGGTACCTCTCGGGCGACGAGCACATCCGCGACCTGCGCGAGGAAACCAAGATCTGGAACGCCTGGGCCGACGAAGACGGTAGGCTCGACACCGCCTACGGCCGTTTTTGGCGACGGTATCCAATTCCCGACGACGAGAGTAAACTCGAGGGCGAGTCCTGGGCCGGCATCGACGCCGGCGAGGCCTCGAGCGGATCGGTTCCCGGGAGCCAGTGGGTCAACGAGGAAGCCGATGGCCGGCAGACGTTCGACCAGCTCGGATACGTGCTCGACCAGCTCTCCGACAATCCGAACTCCCGCCGACTCGTCGTCAACGCCTGGCACCCCGCGAACGCGGCGGTCTCGACGCTGCCGCCGTGTCACTACACGTTCGTGTTCAACGTACAGGGCGACCAGCTCAACTGTCACCTCACCCAGCGATCCGGCGACGTCGCCCTCGGCGTTCCCTTCAACATCGCTGCGTACTCGCTGCTGACGAAACTCGTCGCCCAGCAGACGGGGCTCGAGGCAGGCACCTTCGGCCACACCATCGTCGACGCACACGTCTACTGCGGCACCGGTGAGCGCGGGTCGTGGTACGAAGACAATCTCGAGGCGCTGCAGGCTCGTCTCGACGACGTCGACAGCCCCGACGGGTACGCCGACGTCCGCGAGTGGCTCCTCGAGGAAGCTCCGGCCGAGGCCGAGGGCGAGGAACGATTCGATCACGTCCCGAACCTGCTCCGGCAGTGTACGCGCGACCCACTCGAGCGACCGACGCTCGAGATCGCCGACGTGACGATCGACGACCTCTCCCACGACGACGTCGAACTGATCGGGTACGAGTCCCACGATGGACTTCGGTTTTCGGTCGCCGAATGA
- a CDS encoding acyltransferase: MTDGDPSRHDRVQRHPTPGTANSLGHWTSARHPLRVAINYVVVWLIRISPSLRLKRWLMRRLGVTVGNGVSWGLEATPDVFWPELITVEDHAIVGYDATILCHEFLQDEYRTGEVVVGERAMIGAGAIILPGVEIGAGASVAANSLVTRDVPPGETVAGVPATQMGDSSSASDDDTPHSVE, from the coding sequence GTGACCGACGGCGACCCTTCGAGACACGACCGCGTACAGCGCCATCCGACGCCCGGGACAGCGAACTCGCTCGGCCACTGGACGAGCGCTCGCCACCCGCTACGAGTCGCGATCAACTACGTCGTCGTCTGGCTCATCCGCATCTCCCCGAGCCTGAGACTCAAACGGTGGCTCATGCGCCGACTGGGAGTGACCGTCGGCAACGGTGTGTCGTGGGGACTCGAGGCGACGCCCGACGTGTTCTGGCCGGAGCTGATCACGGTCGAAGATCACGCCATCGTCGGCTACGACGCCACGATTCTCTGCCACGAGTTTCTCCAGGACGAGTACCGCACCGGCGAGGTCGTCGTCGGCGAACGAGCGATGATCGGCGCCGGGGCGATCATCCTGCCCGGCGTCGAAATCGGCGCTGGCGCGAGCGTTGCGGCGAACTCGCTCGTGACGAGGGACGTCCCACCGGGAGAGACGGTTGCTGGCGTTCCAGCCACCCAGATGGGCGACTCGAGTTCGGCGTCGGACGATGATACCCCCCACTCTGTCGAGTGA
- the purD gene encoding phosphoribosylamine--glycine ligase: MREHVLLIGGGGREHAIARSLADSEAELYACAGNKNPGIARLASAFETLETTDPEAVLEYAESVEATIAVVGPEAPLEAGVADALENAGVYAFGPNQDEARIETDKAFQRRFMRENDITGCPDFETFEDGEAACDYIDEYDGDLVIKPAGLTGGKGVKVIGDQVTPEEGKAYIRDSDYDRLVLEERLIGEEFTVQAFVANGDVRTAPAVQDHKRAYEGDEGPNTGGMGSYSDASRELPFMTAAEYEAAVDIIEETVEALEGYKGILYGQFMLTADGPKVIEFNARFGDPEAMNTLPVLETPFLEVLTAARDRDPLPELAFTNQATVCKYAVPEGYPTDPEAGAKVRVDEESAGDALLYYASVDERADGIYTTTSRSFAVVGLADTIAAAEEIAEDALGVAGDEGLHMRHDIGKADLVQRRIDHMDELHGQ; the protein is encoded by the coding sequence ATGCGCGAACACGTACTGCTGATCGGCGGCGGCGGCCGCGAGCACGCCATCGCCCGGTCGCTGGCCGACAGCGAGGCGGAACTGTACGCCTGTGCAGGGAACAAAAACCCGGGTATCGCTCGACTCGCGAGCGCGTTCGAGACCCTCGAGACGACCGACCCCGAGGCCGTCCTTGAGTACGCCGAGTCGGTCGAGGCGACCATCGCCGTCGTCGGCCCTGAAGCGCCACTCGAGGCAGGCGTTGCGGACGCACTCGAGAACGCCGGCGTCTACGCCTTCGGCCCGAACCAGGACGAAGCCCGGATCGAGACGGACAAGGCGTTTCAGCGGCGGTTCATGCGCGAGAACGACATCACGGGCTGTCCCGACTTCGAGACGTTCGAGGACGGTGAGGCCGCCTGCGACTACATCGACGAGTACGACGGTGACCTCGTGATCAAGCCGGCCGGCCTCACCGGCGGCAAGGGCGTCAAGGTCATCGGCGACCAGGTCACGCCCGAGGAAGGCAAGGCCTACATCCGCGACTCGGACTACGACCGCCTCGTCCTCGAGGAGCGCCTGATCGGCGAGGAGTTCACCGTCCAGGCGTTCGTCGCCAACGGCGACGTCCGCACCGCCCCCGCCGTGCAGGATCACAAACGCGCCTACGAAGGCGACGAGGGGCCGAACACCGGCGGCATGGGCAGTTACTCCGATGCTTCGCGGGAACTCCCGTTCATGACCGCGGCCGAGTACGAGGCCGCCGTCGACATCATCGAGGAAACCGTCGAGGCACTCGAGGGCTACAAGGGAATCCTCTACGGCCAGTTCATGCTCACCGCAGACGGGCCGAAAGTGATCGAGTTCAACGCCCGATTCGGCGACCCCGAGGCGATGAACACCCTGCCCGTGCTCGAGACGCCGTTCCTCGAGGTGCTGACGGCCGCCCGGGATCGCGACCCGCTTCCGGAACTCGCGTTCACGAACCAGGCGACCGTCTGTAAGTACGCCGTTCCCGAGGGCTACCCCACCGACCCCGAAGCGGGCGCGAAGGTACGGGTGGACGAAGAGAGCGCAGGTGATGCGCTGCTGTACTACGCCAGCGTCGACGAGCGAGCGGACGGCATCTACACGACCACCTCGCGATCGTTCGCGGTCGTCGGCCTCGCCGACACGATTGCCGCGGCAGAAGAGATCGCGGAGGACGCACTCGGCGTCGCCGGCGACGAGGGGCTGCACATGCGCCACGACATCGGAAAAGCGGATCTGGTGCAGCGACGGATCGACCACATGGACGAACTGCACGGGCAGTAA
- a CDS encoding endonuclease V: MSSNPRPDLAPDPSLSRAEMEALQSVIAEAAIFEDDFAFDPAAVTASLEHPTSKSVGGQTTLTQDGDRDQEQDHDNEHGHDHEQDREQEHDHDLDDPPLVAGVDQSFLLEREPEQALSAIVVVQAGEVVERTAAVTPLEIPYIPGLLAFREGGPILEAVETLSCDPDLFLFDGSGRIHFRQAGIATHMGVVVDVPSIGVAKSLLCGNPVDDLEGLETGSRVAIEAGSGSRVDAPAGTLLGYAVQTRQYESPNRHINPLYVSPGHRIGPETAADIVCGLTAGYKLPEPVRLADQYADEAKREHCLDSDHDHDHGHDRDHDHDLE; the protein is encoded by the coding sequence ATGTCATCGAACCCACGACCCGACCTCGCACCGGATCCCTCGCTTTCGCGAGCCGAGATGGAAGCCCTGCAATCCGTAATCGCTGAGGCGGCGATCTTCGAGGACGATTTCGCGTTCGATCCGGCAGCCGTGACGGCTTCGCTCGAGCATCCGACGTCGAAATCGGTCGGCGGGCAGACCACGTTGACCCAGGACGGCGACCGCGACCAGGAGCAAGATCACGACAACGAGCACGGCCACGATCACGAGCAAGACCGTGAGCAAGAGCACGACCACGACCTCGACGACCCGCCGCTCGTCGCCGGCGTCGATCAATCGTTCCTCCTCGAACGTGAGCCGGAACAGGCACTCAGCGCCATCGTCGTCGTACAGGCGGGCGAGGTAGTCGAACGAACTGCCGCCGTGACACCCCTCGAGATCCCCTACATCCCGGGACTGCTGGCCTTCCGGGAAGGCGGGCCGATCCTCGAGGCCGTCGAGACCCTCTCCTGTGATCCCGACCTGTTTCTCTTCGACGGCAGCGGCCGTATTCACTTCAGACAGGCGGGGATTGCGACCCACATGGGCGTCGTCGTCGACGTCCCCAGCATCGGCGTCGCAAAGAGCCTCCTCTGTGGGAATCCAGTGGACGACCTCGAGGGGCTCGAGACCGGGTCGCGTGTCGCCATCGAGGCCGGTTCGGGGTCGCGGGTAGACGCACCGGCAGGAACCCTGCTCGGCTACGCCGTCCAGACCAGGCAGTACGAGTCGCCGAATCGCCACATCAATCCGCTGTACGTCAGTCCCGGCCACCGTATTGGCCCGGAGACGGCCGCCGATATCGTCTGCGGACTCACGGCAGGGTACAAACTCCCGGAGCCGGTTCGGCTGGCCGATCAGTATGCCGATGAGGCGAAGCGCGAACACTGCCTCGACAGCGATCACGACCACGACCACGGCCACGATCGGGATCACGACCACGACCTCGAGTAA
- a CDS encoding dihydrofolate reductase: MTTERAPSSADLETDLELVGIVAVAENGIIGRDGEMPWHVPEDLAHFKRQTTGHPVIMGRITYEGILEALGEPLPNRTSIVLTSRDLETPENAVVASSLEGALEAAEQAAAERHGGTDRAFVAGGATVYEQLLPALDRLVVTEIHDRPEGDTSFPAWDRSDWDEVDREEHDGFAFLEYVRRE, translated from the coding sequence ATGACGACGGAACGAGCCCCCTCGAGCGCCGATCTCGAGACCGATCTCGAACTCGTCGGCATCGTCGCCGTCGCCGAGAACGGAATCATCGGCCGCGACGGGGAGATGCCCTGGCACGTCCCCGAGGATCTCGCTCACTTCAAACGCCAGACCACGGGCCACCCGGTCATCATGGGCCGAATCACCTACGAGGGCATCCTCGAGGCACTCGGCGAGCCTCTTCCGAACCGAACCTCGATCGTTCTCACGAGTCGCGACCTCGAGACGCCCGAAAACGCCGTCGTTGCGTCGAGTCTCGAGGGGGCGCTCGAGGCTGCCGAGCAAGCGGCTGCCGAACGCCACGGCGGCACTGACCGCGCGTTCGTCGCCGGTGGCGCGACGGTCTACGAACAGTTGCTGCCCGCCCTCGATCGGCTCGTCGTGACCGAGATTCACGACCGGCCGGAGGGAGACACGTCGTTCCCGGCGTGGGATCGCTCGGACTGGGACGAAGTCGACCGCGAGGAACACGACGGATTTGCCTTCCTCGAGTACGTGCGGCGGGAGTGA
- a CDS encoding prolyl oligopeptidase family serine peptidase: MNPPPTRRENASYERHGTVVEDPYRWLENGEDEREAIDEWVDAQNDHADASLESAAVRDALQPEFESVARVTDYGSIAARPSGYFQEIEREDDDQAVLTYRESLEDDREVLLDPNEWSEDGTVAMGWWSLSPDGDRLAYGVDEGGNEQYDVTVIEVASGDVIDELPDLGRCHSVGWASDGLYYYRTGGADDGGQLEKSIHYHAFGTDLADDALLYEIDDPSTWPQLQTDRDGEHLLVTLVSAWERSEILYAPVGETELTPVFEGTDHLYVPLVDGDTAYLRTNLEAPTYRLVELDLSSVDGPVDPHELPEVISARDGILKTVTLADDRLICRYEHAAVSELEVFDPEGTSLHTVDLPGLGTVTGLSGNRDEPELFFGYESFDHPPAVFRYDLAAETDGDGNGDGNGNADGNENEIGNGGDALEELDRPDLESDVDLVVEQVWYESTDDVEVPMFVIHREGLERDGHNPTLLYGYGGFEISVTPSYSRFGQAFLRSGGVYAVGNFRGGGEFGKDWHRAARHERKQHTFDDMIAAAEYLIEQGYTSSDRLAIQGGSNGGLTVGAVMTQRPDLMRAVLCHVPLLDMLQFHTFLLGESWTTEYGSPDDPDAFEWIYEYSPYHNLEERDYPAVFFKTAESDTRVHPVHAWKMAARMQELDTGEHPILCKTDRDTGHGTGKPTWMIVEEALDTWSFVFEELGLEYVAP, from the coding sequence ATGAACCCGCCCCCGACCAGACGCGAGAACGCGAGCTACGAACGTCACGGCACCGTCGTCGAGGATCCCTACCGCTGGCTCGAGAACGGCGAGGACGAGCGTGAGGCTATCGACGAGTGGGTCGACGCGCAGAACGATCACGCCGACGCCTCCCTCGAGTCCGCGGCAGTCCGCGACGCGCTCCAGCCGGAGTTCGAATCGGTCGCCAGGGTCACCGACTACGGCTCGATCGCGGCCCGACCGTCCGGGTACTTCCAGGAAATCGAACGTGAGGACGACGATCAGGCCGTCCTCACCTACCGGGAGTCGCTCGAGGACGATCGCGAGGTGCTTCTCGATCCGAACGAATGGAGCGAGGACGGCACCGTGGCGATGGGGTGGTGGTCGCTCTCGCCCGACGGCGACCGCCTCGCCTACGGCGTCGACGAGGGCGGGAACGAACAGTACGACGTGACCGTCATCGAGGTCGCCTCCGGCGACGTGATCGACGAATTACCCGACCTCGGGCGGTGCCACAGCGTCGGCTGGGCGTCCGACGGCCTCTACTACTACCGGACGGGCGGTGCCGACGACGGCGGCCAACTCGAGAAGTCGATCCACTACCACGCCTTCGGCACCGATCTCGCGGACGACGCCCTTCTCTACGAGATCGACGACCCCTCGACCTGGCCGCAGTTGCAGACCGACCGCGACGGCGAACACCTGCTCGTCACCCTCGTCAGTGCCTGGGAGCGTAGCGAGATCCTGTACGCGCCCGTCGGCGAGACCGAGTTGACGCCCGTCTTCGAGGGCACCGACCACCTCTACGTGCCGCTGGTCGACGGCGACACGGCCTATCTGCGGACGAACCTCGAGGCCCCCACCTACCGGCTGGTCGAACTCGACCTCTCGAGCGTCGACGGCCCGGTCGATCCGCATGAACTGCCCGAGGTGATCTCGGCTCGAGATGGGATTCTCAAGACCGTCACGCTCGCCGACGATCGGCTGATCTGTCGGTACGAGCACGCGGCGGTGTCGGAACTCGAGGTGTTCGACCCGGAGGGGACGTCACTCCACACTGTCGACCTCCCGGGACTCGGTACCGTCACTGGGCTGTCGGGCAACCGCGACGAGCCGGAACTGTTCTTCGGCTACGAATCGTTCGACCATCCGCCTGCGGTGTTTCGATACGACCTTGCTGCTGAAACCGACGGCGATGGGAACGGAGACGGAAACGGAAACGCCGACGGAAACGAGAATGAGATCGGAAACGGAGGCGACGCCCTCGAGGAACTCGACCGTCCCGATCTCGAGTCCGACGTCGACCTCGTCGTCGAACAGGTCTGGTACGAGTCGACCGACGATGTCGAAGTGCCGATGTTCGTGATCCACCGCGAGGGGCTCGAACGCGATGGACACAATCCGACGCTGCTGTACGGCTACGGCGGCTTCGAGATCAGCGTGACGCCGTCGTACTCCCGATTCGGACAGGCCTTCCTGCGCTCGGGCGGCGTCTACGCCGTCGGCAACTTCCGGGGCGGCGGCGAGTTCGGCAAGGACTGGCACCGGGCGGCCCGCCACGAGCGCAAACAGCACACCTTCGACGACATGATCGCCGCCGCGGAGTACCTGATCGAGCAGGGCTACACCTCGAGCGACCGGCTCGCGATCCAGGGCGGCTCCAACGGCGGCCTGACGGTCGGTGCGGTGATGACGCAGCGACCCGACCTGATGCGGGCCGTGCTCTGTCACGTTCCGCTGCTCGACATGCTGCAGTTCCACACGTTCCTGCTCGGTGAGTCCTGGACGACCGAGTACGGCTCGCCGGACGATCCCGACGCCTTCGAGTGGATCTACGAATACTCGCCGTACCACAACCTCGAGGAGCGCGACTACCCCGCCGTGTTTTTCAAAACGGCCGAGAGCGACACCCGCGTTCATCCGGTACACGCCTGGAAGATGGCTGCCCGAATGCAGGAACTCGACACGGGCGAGCACCCGATCCTCTGTAAGACCGATCGCGACACGGGTCACGGGACTGGCAAGCCGACCTGGATGATCGTCGAGGAGGCGCTCGACACCTGGTCGTTCGTGTTCGAGGAACTGGGGCTCGAGTACGTCGCGCCGTAA
- a CDS encoding HPP family protein, whose protein sequence is MTIDDDLSAGINVTLHFVFLGMLAWVSGQPLLFPSLGPSAYLMATGEQPRAQGAYHIIGGHTIAMVCGLLAYLLVGDGLVVTDVFDGAVPLSSEVGRLAISALLAMVLTTVAMLKSGTNHAAACATTLIVGLGLMSTVLDGLIIVVSVALLVGFHDLAVERVQDRYGVEPEDAR, encoded by the coding sequence ATGACGATCGACGACGATCTGAGCGCCGGGATCAACGTCACGCTCCACTTCGTCTTTCTCGGGATGCTGGCCTGGGTATCCGGCCAACCGCTGCTCTTCCCGAGTCTGGGCCCGTCGGCGTACCTCATGGCCACGGGCGAACAGCCGCGCGCCCAGGGAGCCTATCACATCATCGGTGGGCACACGATCGCGATGGTCTGTGGGCTCCTCGCGTACCTGCTGGTCGGGGACGGTCTGGTCGTCACGGACGTGTTCGACGGGGCGGTTCCGCTCTCGAGCGAGGTCGGCAGGCTCGCTATCAGTGCACTCCTCGCCATGGTCTTGACGACCGTCGCAATGCTCAAATCGGGAACGAATCACGCCGCCGCGTGTGCGACGACACTCATCGTCGGCCTCGGCCTCATGTCGACGGTACTCGACGGACTGATCATCGTCGTCAGCGTTGCCCTGTTGGTCGGTTTTCACGACCTCGCCGTCGAACGCGTGCAGGATCGCTACGGCGTCGAACCCGAGGACGCACGGTAA